One genomic window of Aptenodytes patagonicus chromosome 3, bAptPat1.pri.cur, whole genome shotgun sequence includes the following:
- the LOC143157709 gene encoding cytochrome P450 2K4-like yields the protein MDWVTLVPVGLLFILILLLILKRQHVCKSHARENFPPGPTPLPIIGNLHIMDLKRPYLTMLELSKTYGPVFSIQMGLRKMVVLAGYDAVKEALVNQADAFAGRPKIRVVEEAGKGKGVIFSDGENWKVMRRFTLTTLRDFGMGKKAIEDRVVEEYGCLADTIEAQKGKPLEMTMMMNAAIGNVIVSILLGKRYDYEDPTFKRLLSLVNENVRIFGTPSVLMYNMFPVLGFLLKDHKIFIQNVKEINAFIKVTFTEHLKALDRNDQRSFIDTFLMRQQEENGKANGYFHNENLTGVVRNLFVAGVETTSITLRWGLLLMMKYPEIQKKVQEEIERVIGSNPPRIEHRIQMPYTDAVVHEIQRFANILPLNLPHETTADVTLKGYFIPKGTYIVPLLASVLQDKSQWEKPDVFYPEHFLDSEGKFVKKDAFMPFSAGRRTCAGETLAKMELFLFFTSLLQRFTFHPPPGVSISDLDLSPSTRITITPVTHEVCAVPRS from the exons ATGGATTGGGTCACTCTTGTTCCTGTAGGGTTATTGTTCATACTCATTCTCCTGCTGATTCTGAAAAGACAACATGTCTGTAAGAGCCACGCAAGAGAAAACTTCCCCCCGGGACCCACGCCTTTACCCATCATTGGAAATCTGCACATCATGGATCTGAAGAGACCTTACCTGACAATGCTAGAG CTATCCAAAACATATGGCCCAGTCTTCAGCATTCAGATGGGACTAAGGAAAATGGTGGTGCTAGCAGGATATGACGCAGTGAAGGAAGCTCTGGTGAACCAGGCGGATGCATTTGCAGGGAGACCTAAAATACGAGTTGttgaagaagcaggaaaaggaaaag gaGTTATATTTTCTGATGGAGAAAACTGGAAAGTGATGCGAAGATTTACTCTTACAACCTTACGAGACTTTGGAATGGGCAAGAAGGCCATAGAGGATCGTGTTGTAGAAGAGTATGGATGCCTGGCAGACACCATTGAGGCACAGAAAG GGAAGCCCCTTGAGATGACTATGATGATGAATGCTGCTATTGGTAATGTCATCGTGTCCATATTGCTTGGAAAGCGATATGACTATGAAGACCCCACATTCAAAAGGCTCCTGTCATTGGTGAACGAAAATGTCAGGATTTTTGGAACTCCGTCGGTTTTG ATGTACAACATGTTCCCAGTCCTTGGATTCCTCCTGAAGGACCAcaaaatttttattcagaatgtaaaAGAAATCAATGCTTTTATCAAAGTGACTTTCACAGAACATCTCAAAGCCCTGGACAGAAACGACCAGAGGAGCTTCATTGACACTTTCCTCATGAGACAACAAGAG GAGAATGGAAAGGCTAATGGATATTTCCATAATGAAAACTTAACTGGGGTTGTGAGAAATCTGTTTGTAGCTGGCGTGGAGACCACATCCATCACTTTGCGCTGGGGCCTTCTGCTCATGATGAAATATCCTGAAATTCAGA AAAAGGTCCAAGAAGAGATAGAGCGAGTGATAGGGTCAAACCCCCCACGAATCGAGCATCGAATTCAAATGCCATATACGGATGCTGTTGTACATGAAATTCAAAGGTTTGCTAATATCCTGCCATTGAACTTGCCGCATGAGACTACTGCAGACGTGACCCTCAAAGGCTATTTCATTCCCAAG GGAACCTACATTGTCCCCTTACTGGCCTCTGTCCTGCAAGACAAATCCCAGTGGGAGAAACCAGACGTCTTCTACCCTGAGCATTTCCTGGACTCTGAGGGGAAGTTTGTAAAGAAAGACGCTTTCATGCCTTTTTCAGCAG GGCGGAGGACCTGTGCTGGAGAGACTCTTGCCAAAATGgagctcttcctcttcttcaccaGCCTCCTGCAGAGGTTCACCTTCCACCCTCCTCCTGGAGTTTCCATCTCAGACCTGGACCTCTCTCCCTCCACCAGGATCACCATCACGCCAGTGACTCATGAGGTCTGCGCAGTGCCACGTTCCTAG
- the LOC143157708 gene encoding cytochrome P450 2K1-like, with amino-acid sequence MDWSSCTFIGLVFILTFLSVLKMGGFWNNHRRKNFPPGPRALPIIGNLHLFDLKRPYRTYLQLSKVYGPVFSVQMGQRKIVVISGYETVKEALVNQADAFAERPKIPIFEDLTRGNGIVFAHGENWKLMRRFTLTTLRDFGMGKRAIEDRIVEEYAHLVDTIASQEGKPFDASKIINAAVANIIVSILLGKRFDYEDSRFARLLRLTNENMRLAGKPLVTMYNIFPHLGFLLKANKTLLQNRDEFHAYVQVTFIEHLKTLDKNDQRSFIDAFLVKQQEEKSSTNGYFHNDNLLSLVSNLFTAGVETISTTLNWSILLMLKYPEIQRKVQEEIEQVIGSNPPRIEHRTQMPYTDAVIHEIQRFANILPLNLPHETAADVTLKGYFIPKGTYVIPLLTSVLQDKSQWERPDMFYPEHFLDANGKFVKKDAFMPFSAGRRICAGETLAKMELFLFFTSLLQRFTFHPPPGVSTSDLDLSPAISFNIIPKPYKMCAVTRF; translated from the exons ATGGACTGGAGCAGCTGCACTTTCATTGGTTTAGTGTTCATCCTGACTTTTCTATCTGTTTTGAAAATGGGAGGTTTCTGGAATAACCACCGGAGAAAGAATTTTCCCCCAGGACCAAGAGCATTACCTATCATTGGAAATCTGCATTTGTTTGATTTGAAGAGACCCTACAGGACTTATCTACAG CTGTCAAAAGTGTATGGTCCAGTCTTCAGTGTTCAGATGGGCCAAAGGAAAATAGTAGTGATTTCTGGATATGAGACAGTGAAAGAAGCTCTCGTAAACCAGGCAGATGCATTTGCAGAGAGACCTAAAATCCCAATCTTTGAAGATTTGACCAGAGGAAATG ggattgtttttgctcatgGTGAAAACTGGAAGCTGATGCGAAGATTTACACTGACAACCTTACGAGACTTTGGAATGGGGAAAAGGGCCATTGAGGACCGCATTGTGGAGGAGTACGCGCATCTGGTAGACACCATTGCGTCACAAGAAG GAAAGCCCTTTGATGCTAGTAAAATAATTAATGCAGCAGTTGCTAACATAATTGTATCAATATTACTTGGAAAACGATTTGACTACGAAGACTCCAGATTTGCGAGACTTCTACGTTTGACCAATGAAAACATGAGGCTTGCTGGGAAACCTTTGGTTACG ATGTACAACATCTTCCCACACCTTGGATTCCTCCTAAAGGCTAACAAGACTCTTCTCCAAAACAGAGATGAATTCCATGCTTATGTACAAGTTACTTTTATAGAACATCTCAAAACTCTGGACAAAAATGATCAAAGAAGTTTTATTGATGCTTTCCTGGTTAAACAGCAGGAG GAGAAATCATCTACCAATGGGTATTTCCATAATGACAACTTGCTAAGCTTGGTGAGCAATTTGTTTACTGCTGGCGTTGAGACAATTTCCACCACACTAAACTGGAGCATTCTGCTGATGCTAAAGTACCCTGAAATTCAGA GAAAGGTCCAAGAAGAGATAGAGCAAGTGATAGGGTCAAACCCCCCACGGATCGAGCATCGAACTCAGATGCCATATACGGATGCTGTCATCCATGAAATTCAGAGGTTCGCTAATATCCTGCCATTGAATTTGCCCCATGAAACTGCTGCAGATGTCACTCTCAAAGGCTATTTCATTCCCAAG GGAACTTACGTTATCCCCTTACTGACCTCTGTCCTGCAAGACAAATCGCAGTGGGAGAGACCAGACATGTTCTATCCTGAGCACTTTCTTGATGCCAACGGAAAATTTGTGAAGAAAGATGCTTTCATGCCTTTTTCAGCAG GGCGGAGGATCTGCGCCGGTGAGACTCTTGCCAAAATGgagctcttcctcttcttcaccaGCCTCCTGCAGAGGTTCACCTTCCACCCTCCCCCTGGAGTTTCTACCTCAGACCTGGACCTCAGCCCTGCTATTTCATTTAACATCATCCCCAAACCCTATAAAATGTGTGCTGTAACACGTTTCTAG
- the GLYATL3 gene encoding LOW QUALITY PROTEIN: glycine N-acyltransferase-like protein 3 (The sequence of the model RefSeq protein was modified relative to this genomic sequence to represent the inferred CDS: deleted 2 bases in 1 codon; substituted 1 base at 1 genomic stop codon), whose protein sequence is MLVLNCSMKLQMLEKMPKXSFPESLKVYGAVMNVNQGNPFRKEVVVISWPDFKAVITWPQRENERDDLDHYTNAHAALYKLIQAYQELLEDTNAINWGQFFQIQGLQDGICEISRTVALSKQVDVKTPSFQMVIHADTDMLPDIRLQTDPKLTLTYLDISHASLLSKTWSRGGNPRCQKYLANLISCFPSVCVLDDNGYPLSWSLTDQFAAMIHGYTLPEHQRKGYSGLVATTLAKKLHSCGFPAQGNVLETNIPSITSLTSTNAQFLPCSFFRVIHTPFHFLVKSHL, encoded by the exons ATGCTGGTGCTCAACTGCTCCATGAAGCTGCAGATGCTGGAGAAAATGCCAAAGTGAAGTTTCCCCGAGTCCCTCAAG GTTTATGGAGCTGTGATGAACGTCAACCAAGGGAACCCCTTCAGGAAGGAAGTGGTGGTGATCTCATGGCCAGATTTCAAAGCTGTTATCACCTGGCCTCAGAGGGAG AATGAGAGGGATGATCTTGACCATTATACCAATGCTCATGCAGCTTTATAC AAGCTGATACAGGCTTACCAGGAGCTACTGGAAGACACAAATGCCATCAACTGGGGACAATTTTTTCAGATACAAG GGCTCCAGGATGGAATATGTGAAATATCCAGAACTGTGGCTTTATCTAAGCAAGTAGATGTGAAAACACCCTCTTTCCAGATGGTAATCCATGCAGACACGGACATGCTGCCAGATATCAGACTTCA GACGGACCCTAAATTAACATTGACTTACCTGGACATCTCCCATGCCAGCCTGCTCAGCAAAACCTGGTCACGGGGAGGCAACCCAAGGTGCCAGAAGTACCTTGCTAACCTCATTTCCTGCTTCCCCAGCGTCTGTGTCTTGGATGACAACGGGTATCCCCTCTCCTGGAGCCTGACAGACCAGTTTGCCGCCATGATTCATGGTTATACTCTTCCAGAGCATCAGAGGAAGGGTTATAGCGGGCTTGTGGCTACCACTTTAGCTAAGAAATTACACAGCTGTGGCTTTCCAGCACAGGGTAATGTCCTGGAGACGAATATACCATCAATAACATCGCTGACAAGCACGAATGCCCAATTTCTTCCCTGCTCATTTTTCAGAGTGATTCATacaccttttcattttttagtcAAATCTCACTTATAG